The DNA sequence agatagataatagatagagatagatagatacccGGTAGGAAGACTCACTGAATGGCTAAAGATAGAAACATACAGCTGGAAACACGTTTTAATGTGCTGTTTGTACACAAATACAAATAAACCCcaataaagtttacaaaatattgCACAACGAGAGAACAAGTCTCACTTAAATCAACAAATCTTCATAAGCACAATGCAGCTTTACAGAATAACATCAAACCTGTATCCAGTAGGCTCATGTAACGTTGAAAATGTCGGAAGCGGGATTTTAAAAACACCCACAATTCCATGTTCATTCAAAATGACAACAAATACTTAACACTGGAACAAAATTACAGGGCGCAACATTTTGGGAACATTGAAAAGGCAATTTTTCTATGTTGAAAATGTAACTTTTGTTCAACGTCGAACTTTAAATGTTGAAACAGGGTTGGAATTGCTACATCTTAAATTTAACTGCAAATTTAttctaatgaaaaaaaaacccaaagaaaTTCAACATAGATTCCGCGCTAGACTATTATTGATATTTCAACGTCGATTCAAAACTATTTTTCGTTTGTACTTCTCTGTGTCATTTGGcaaatgttgaaaaaaatagTGAATTTAACATCATTAATTGTTGTATTATGTTAACTGAACGATTCTTAAAACGTTTGGTGTATAGATTTTTCTTCCTCTTTTATGAGTCATTAAAAAGCACATCAATGTATTTCTGAGTATCGCACATTTTACATacgatatttcatatatacGATACACTCCCAAGTGTTACGCAAGTGAAAGTCTTGGAACCTAACCTGCTATCAACGTTGATATTAATTCGAAGTCGAAATATCAACATAAGAATTTTAAAGGCAATTCGCTTTTCAATATTCAACCCAATTTCAACGTTgtttaaatgttgaaaatgtACGCTGCATCAATGTTCTGCTGGGTGCAtatcacaaaataaaatcacaGTCTAGAAGAAAAACGTGAAGACAGAGGCAAGAAATGCAACAAATAACAGATCGCatgcaaaaataataataataataataaacagttgattgtATGACAAAACTAGAAAGTGACAATTACCTGTACATATgttacaaataaacaaaatactcATATTCCCACATGTCCTCGGAGTATTCTGAGGTTACACAATCTTTAAGATTATATTCCGCTAACCTGCTGTCTATAAAGTTCAGCATTTTACTGACTGTGTCTGGGCTAATGTCGCCCAGTAAATTTTCCTGTCTTCCGGGAGACAAAAGCTTAATTTGCTTAAAGAACTCCGACTCGTCAGCCAGATGGGGATTATTAACATAGAAGTTGGGCAGCCGTCCATTATGAAGAGCTCTTTTCAGGAAGAGTATGGCGTCTGATACACGATCGGACAGTTGGTCCATTCCCCACTGATTGGTCCTACTTTCCACCATCATGTAACTGACCACAGTTTCTATCATATAGGAGGTTACCTCTCCCCTGCTCAGTAAGGTCTTTCTAGACTGCGATGcaaacaaaaatttcaaaatctggATAACAATTTTATGGCACCCAAACATGCCACGATAATGGCATTTCTGGTCCATCTTGTTCAAAAAGAAATGCTCTAATTCGCCAAACGACATATTCCAGAACAAATCGTGAGGCGTGGCTTGTATTGGTTGTGTGGTATACCGATTTCGAGGCGCCATCTTGCGTTTGATGTCTACATTTGACCAAGAGGGTACGGCGTACAGGTGATTGGGGTCGATCCACTTGTTGCAGCTCAATAACAGGGAGGGAATTAGTTGTATTCTGATGTCGGGGTTATGGAACCCCACGACATTCCTAGTATCCAGAGACAACTGTAGACCTGGAGACGTGGCCCGTTGAATCCGGAATGGTAATCTGTCAATCACTGGTCTGCCCTCCTTGTATAGTTTCTGTAAAGCAATGTCGGTCAGTTCACAAACGGAATTCAAGAATTCTTGAGGAGAGATACATTTCTTTTCCTGAAATTGTTTCAGAAGCCTCGATGGTACTTCATGATCTTCGTTTTCAACAACATTTAGTACAAGTTTACCGGGCGGGATTTCGGGGTTGATACCATGATCGATAGCCGATGACAGTTCAAACTCAGTGCACTGGAATACAAAGGAAAAGTCGAATTGATTCGCAGCGCTGACTTTTATTCCTTTCAGCATACTTCCTGTTGGAGAACACTGGACAAACCTAAGACCATGATATGGACTCATTGTTCTAAGAACTTTCTCTAAAAGATGGAGGGCATACTTCACAATGAAATTTGACACACATAACTCTTCAAAATTCACTAAGCAGGAATTAATGAAGAAGTCCATAAGTCTTTTATTCTTTCCGTTCAGTGACTGCTGGACGGAATCCGGTACATTGATCAAGTGCGTGTACGTATTATTGTAGACAATGTCCTTTTGAAATTCCCTAAAGGCGATCGTCTCAGTAGGGTCGTCCCCCCGGGGGTCTTGCGAGGGAAGTGAAGGGGAACTACTCCGTCTTCCCGTGGCTCTGAGAATTGGTCGCCGTGGAAGACGAACAGACGACGTCACGGTACTATGTAGAGGACCGTCGTGTGGAGGTGGAGTCTTGTCTATCAAGTGTTTATCTAGCTCTTGAAACAGGCAGTCGATGGTCCGTTTTAGGAAAGATGGAACGTCGCAGCTGGGATTAAATGTACGACCAGCGTAGAATGAAATGGAATACAGGGGTATGGTCTCCTTTGGCGCGGGTTTGCCTACAGCAGTGATGGTGTTTTGATTCTCGCGCGGGTCCTCTGACTCGTCGTTAGTGCTGGATTCGTCTGGCGCTGACTGTAACTGCTTACCTTCGCAGAAATCAAGAAACTTGGCGACAAGCAATGGAACCACTACTGTTACAAAAATTATACACACCCACAGGAAAATTATTCCTCTGTTTATTTCCACATTGCCTTGATAACTTGTGATCTGTGAACATTCGGAAACGTCTTTCGTTGTCTCCGGATAAAGATAATCTACGTTCCTTCTTACCCACGAGGACAACTCCACTCCAAGCCTTGTCCATTCGGAATCAACATCCGGGTTATTTTCCACTGGATTACCAACATGATCACATTCCGATAACTGGAGTTTGAAGAAAAGTCTGTAAAACCATGTGTCATTGAAAAAATGTACTGCCATCTTTGAAGCATGACTTCATTATtgtgaaaacgaaagtagaagtTCTAAAcacagagttgtctttctttttgCACCGTATAGCACACAGAGCACTCTGGGCTGGTTGGAAATCAAGTCGAATCGTTCTATCGGGCCGGATACTCAACGCGGACTCCCTTGAAAACCTCTATCGCTGTGCGGGTGGGAACATTTTCCAGGACGAACTATTTGAAAACATGGgattttgataaattatatAGTTTATTAACTCAATTTCATTCCACTTTGGCTTAAATATATtctattgcatatatatatatatagtatacaaaATGTCGAAcacaagttctaacaacttatACCATAGGCACAAAGTTCTCACCACagacacttgtttctgtaaataacttacgacctctgtatactaataattaactcgtgttattattagtatacagaggtcgtaagttatttacagaaacaagtgcctgtggttcTCACCTAAGATTATATTAATTAATAACAATCGTTTAAAACATGCATATACAGAATAAATACTATTAATATGATTATTATCACGAGAATCTGCTTCAGTTCAATATAAATTTCTGTACAGCAGTGAAAATTTTCGAAATATACCACCTATAAAGTAGTACTATAATACAGGAAAATGCAAATGAGGAGAGGTATAGATAGATCCAATTTcctttcaaaatatatacatgtacatgtatcaataaatTGCAtgctgtgaaaaaaaaattattggtgAATGGAATTCCTGTTCATAGCTAATTATCTAAGAAAAGTTAACGCacacaaaatatttatataggcctaataataatatatttaataataactggtagatttttattttattaagttTCATACAATCGTTATGGAATTCAAATACACGGCTTCAGATTTATCACAAGTATTTAATGATCACCAATGCCTTTCAGAAGATATCACGTGTTGGTGTCAGATACCCATTTTATTCGGTATTAATCGTGATAATGCATAAAAAGTTTTTCCAGTTGAAAGCCagaatattgttctgttttataATACATAAATCGTTTACCTGACTTCacagaaactttgaaaaaataagtccatgcaattttccttcattaCGTTGGATTTTATAATGTATCTGTTATCCGTTGCAGTCCAACTTGGAATATACCGTTTAAAATATAGCTACTTGTTATTTTttgaggagggggggggtccTACCCCAGAACCCCCATCCTtatctggatccgccactaataCATACACGTAGGCTACAGAATAATTGAAATTTCTGTTCATTTTATGCAGTGTGTTCTTTACATGAGGAAACTGTAGCCTAAATGtttagaaaaacaaataaatttgaattgattttGGGGAATTTAAGTTTTTCCTGTTTCGTTATTTTTTTGTCAGTCTTTGCTTGTGTCCAGTCATATATCACAATCCTTGAATTGATATATTCTTTCCAAGATTTGTCATTTACTTGAAGATAATGTGAAGGGAACTAACAcaacaaaatgtcatttttttcaagTAATTTTCTGCAAGGATTTACACTGTAAATTAAGCACGACAGTGTTACATCAAATGGACGATGCCATTAGTGCACTTGACGAATCGGGAATAGTCAATGTGACGAGTAAATCATTAAGTTTGACTAAGATCGTTAGTCCTTTAAAAGACGAAGACGTGCATCAAATTTACTATTCATTAAAGTCAACTTGACAATGTACAAAGTTCATATTGATATATTAGATGAAGTCAATTTGACTGAGCCAGTTAGTACCATTGACAAAGAATCCTAGTCCAATTGACTAACTGCATAGAACTTTATTGAGTGGACAGTCAACCTGACAATTTTACCTTGTCAAGTTGACTAGGGTAGTATCTCAGAGAAATAAGGAAATATTAGTTTTTACTGTAGTCTCTCAGAGAAATAAGGAAAAACTAGTTTTTGTAACATTAACATTTCACTGCCCCTATATACAGTTGAATAATGGCGGGGTAAGCTTTGCTAACACTACCGATTTTTCGCGTTTCTAGACAAAGTAGTTATAATGAGTTACGTTTTTGTAATTAATTCGGTCGCTTACACCCCACTGACAAAAATCTGGATCCGCTCCTCTGTCggtcttttctttttctttttgtccCAGCGAATGCAGTCACAATCGATGGCGGAAGCAGGTTAGTACTTAGCTGGTGTCTGTCGATCTGATTGTCTGTCTGGATACAAACACAGTTGATGGCGGACGCAGGGTAAATAGTGTGGCCTTTGTTTgtcggtctgtctgtctggATGAATGTCATAGGTTAATTAATGTGACCGGTTTGTTTGGATGGATGGCGCGGTTTAATTAGTTGGCCGATAGTTTTCTGGATGGGTGGCCGACACAGGTTAATTAATGTGGTCGGTGGTTGTCTGGATGACAGACACAGGTTAATTAATGTGATCGGTGGTTGTCTGAATGAATGACAGACACAGGTTAATTAATGTGGTCGGTGGTTGTCTGGATGACAGACACAGGTTAATTAATGTGGTCGGTGGGTTTCTGTCGGGATGGCAGACACAGGCTAATAA is a window from the Ostrea edulis chromosome 5, xbOstEdul1.1, whole genome shotgun sequence genome containing:
- the LOC125651846 gene encoding uncharacterized protein LOC125651846 produces the protein MAVHFFNDTWFYRLFFKLQLSECDHVGNPVENNPDVDSEWTRLGVELSSWVRRNVDYLYPETTKDVSECSQITSYQGNVEINRGIIFLWVCIIFVTVVVPLLVAKFLDFCEGKQLQSAPDESSTNDESEDPRENQNTITAVGKPAPKETIPLYSISFYAGRTFNPSCDVPSFLKRTIDCLFQELDKHLIDKTPPPHDGPLHSTVTSSVRLPRRPILRATGRRSSSPSLPSQDPRGDDPTETIAFREFQKDIVYNNTYTHLINVPDSVQQSLNGKNKRLMDFFINSCLVNFEELCVSNFIVKYALHLLEKVLRTMSPYHGLRFVQCSPTGSMLKGIKVSAANQFDFSFVFQCTEFELSSAIDHGINPEIPPGKLVLNVVENEDHEVPSRLLKQFQEKKCISPQEFLNSVCELTDIALQKLYKEGRPVIDRLPFRIQRATSPGLQLSLDTRNVVGFHNPDIRIQLIPSLLLSCNKWIDPNHLYAVPSWSNVDIKRKMAPRNRYTTQPIQATPHDLFWNMSFGELEHFFLNKMDQKCHYRGMFGCHKIVIQILKFLFASQSRKTLLSRGEVTSYMIETVVSYMMVESRTNQWGMDQLSDRVSDAILFLKRALHNGRLPNFYVNNPHLADESEFFKQIKLLSPGRQENLLGDISPDTVSKMLNFIDSRLAEYNLKDCVTSEYSEDMWEYEYFVYL